In the genome of Calothrix sp. PCC 6303, the window GCAAAAGCACCCGCACAACCTAGGGGTTCACCAGTTGCTACATATTTCCTAATTTCTTCATCACTTGGATTTGCAAAGTGAACTTTTGTGACTTGACACTTGACTAGCATCCGCTTCTTTGCAGTGTCAAACAAAACATGACCTGTGAGTAAATCACCAACGGTACCACGCATTTCCTGCCAACGTGCGATCGCTTCCGCGTGATTTGCTGGTTTACCATGAATTTGACCATTCACAGCTAAAACTGAATCACAGCCCATCACCAAAGCAGACTCAAATTTTGGTGTAATTCTTTCAGCTTTACGTTGAGCCAATACTTGTACCAATAATACCGGATCACGGGATTGAACCAGTGATTCATCAAAATCACTGGGAGCTACGATTGGATCAATGCCAATCGTTTGTAATAAACGCTTCCGTGCAGGAGATGCTGATGCAAGGACAAATTGCGAAATACCCATACTTAGTTTATCAAATGCAAATCAACTGCTTGAGGTTGGGAAAAGTTAACAGAGTTCACCCAGATGGTTCATCTGGCTATCTAACTAGTTCACTTAGGAATGCGTATTAAATAAAATGTAAGTTTTTATTTTGTGGAACAGGTATCCTGGCTGTGCAAATTAGATTAACGGGCAAGACTTCGGCGTGAGCGCTCAGTCCTTACCTCCGGTACACTTCGTTCCGACAGGCTCAGGAACCATTGAACGCTGTCCATTCCACAAGATATGTATATTCTTTAATTGCTAATCCTTAGTTAATTAACCTAGTTAGTGCAGCGGGGAAGTCGAGGTGAACCCAAATTATCTAATAAACTTGGAACGAATTCACGGAATTTTCCATCTGACGCTTGACCTTTGACCAGCGTTTGTCAGTAACTGAAGCATTGAAGGTAAATAATTTACCACGACTTACGGAAACAATAGCCAAATTATGGCGTTTCTGCTGATTAGGAAGTGTAATCAAGTATTCCAATTTGTAATATTGCTTCCCTTCAACCTCTCTTTGTCCGGCATTTACTAACTCAGCTTGACGACCAGAACCTTCAGGTGCCAGAGCATTTTTACCTAGTTTATATCCGACTTCACCAGGAGTACCAAGTTCTACCAAGCTTTTACCACCTGGAACCGGACTAATTACAACAGAAATATTTTCCGATGGTTCAATAATGTCGTGAAACACAACATCAGGACCATTACTGACTTTGACTTGTACCCAGCCGTTAGGATATGAGAACTGATAGCCATCAGTAGTATCTACGAAATCATTGAGTCCAGCGGCATTTGCAGCATTTATATTACTCAAGCCAAAACTCAGAACTAACAGCAAAATCAATCCGATTTTTTTCCACATTTGTTTTTGATTCCTTTGGGCTGGGAGCAACATGCAATTTGTATTATTTATTTATCGTTTCTATTTTCTCACCAAGGGGCACAGTCGGAAACTGAAAGCCATAATTCCCTTGTATCGGGTAATTTGAGTTTTTTGATCCAGAAAGAGTAAATTAGGAAAATTATTTTACGATGAGCAAGGTTAAATATGAAACAGTCTGCTAGTATAACAAGCGACTGTGTTGCATTTTGGCTAGCCAAGCTTAACTAAGTATAAAAGCTCTCAAAAGAGCAGTTTAACTATAGATTAATTACTTTGTCACCAAAAAGCCAGATAAACAGCCAAATTTTCTAGCGGTAATTACTAGGAATAGTAGATTGTTTATCACTTGGGTAATTGTATTTATTTTTACTTGTGTGTCTAGGAGTAATCAATGCCTTTAAAAAATTACGGTGTTCTCAAATGTAAAGTTGTAGATCGCAAGTTAGGTGAGGGTCAAACCCCCCACTATCAAGTACTTGTGAGTGATGGAAAAATTCAATACCGGATTGCCATTAACGTCAAATCCAAAGAAAGTCCTTCGGAGTTGTTATATTTTGTCGATGACAATTTTGATCACCCAATTATCAAAGGTTTGGTTGAGTTGGACAACGGTTTTAACCATATTGAACGTCAACCTAATGGTTTAGCGTTAGATTTTATTCGGGGAAACTTCTTTGATACTAAGAAGATGAAACCACTACCCCATAATGTCCCAGGACCAGATAATGATCTCAATGAGTTGATTGGATTGTATATTGAAAGGGCGCTCACCAGCCAAGATACGGCGATATATGCTTTTGGGGAAAAATGGGGACCAGAAGATAAAATCAAAGATAAGTATTTTGGGTTTGTCCCTGGTAATGGGATTCATGATATCCATATGAATCAGGGAAATGCTGGCAGGTTTGCCAAAGATAACGGAACTTGGCAGGATGGAGGGTTACTAATTCACTATCCATCTCGTCAGCAATGGGTGGGAATCTTTTTGGCATTCCAATCTCAAGCATTCCATACCGATGATTCTACAGGCGATCGCATTCAGACTGAAATAGCGACAATTAGTGCAGGAGTCAGAATTGTTGCGGCAATGGTTAATCCTGTTGGGGAAGATAAACAGGAAACAATAACTTTAATTAATTCATCTGCTGACATCATAGATTTAAGTGGCTGGTCATTAACAAACCAAACCAAGCGCAAATTCCCAATTAGTGGATCAATTAATCCCGGTGATGCTTTCAAAGTCACCTTAGATGAAAATCTAAATTTGGCTAACGAAGGAGGAACTATCACTCTCCTCGATAACCAAGGATTAAAAATTGATGGTGTTGCGTACACCAAGGATGATACAGCGCGAGAAGGCTGGACAGTCGTGTTTTAGAATCAGTAAACAGTGAACAGCGATTAGACTAAATTAGAAACTCAACTCTAACTGATAACTGTTCACTGATTTAATCGACTTTTAAAACCACCAATGTCATATCATCAGCATTTTGCTTTTCAGTACCGACGAAATCATTAACTCTATCGAACATATAATCGAGGATTTCTTGCGGGTTTTTACACAAGCGACAAGCTGTAGTTAGGGAGAACATCAGGTTCTCTTCGTCAAATCTATCGCCACTAGCTGAGGCTGCATCAGTCAAGCCATCAGTATAATATATGACTACATCTCCAGCTTCCAGTACTACTTGCCCATCTTCATATTGACTGTTAGCATCCAAACCAATCAACATCCCATAGGCATCTAAACGGGTAATGGTTTTAGTTGCTGCGTGCCACCATAAAGGGGGATTGTGTGCTGCATTGCTATAAGATAGAGTACGCGATCGCGGATCGAACTCTGAGTAGAATAATGTAACAAACCGATTGGAGTTTTCCAAATCCGAATACATTACCCGGTTCAAATTTTGTAAAATGACCCCTGGTGGATGACCATGTAAAACTTCTCCCCGTAGCATCCCCCTCATCATTGTCATAATCAAGCCAGCGGGAACACCTTTCCCCATCACATCACCAATCACAAAACCCCAACGTCCGTCATCGACGGTTATTTGGTGATGAGGCTGAATTTGATTCTGACTGGTATGGATAAAATCATAATAGTCACCACCAACCCGATTAGCAGGTTTACAACGTGCAGCAAGATTGACACCTGCAATTGTGGGACATTGACGCGGTAATAGTCGTCTTTGGATTTCTGCGGCAATTTCCAATTCTTGATCTAGACGCTCTTTTTTCCTTAACTCTACAGCCAACTCGTCATTGTCAATCGCCACAGCGGTTTGATCTGCCACTAAGCGGACTAATTTTTGACGGGTTTCTGTCCAAGAATAATCAGGATCACGACTCAATACATATAACCATCCCCGTTCGGTATGCTTGAGTAGAATTGCAGTTCCAAAAACCTGCATGTCTGGTCCTAGGAAACGATGCATGTGGTCATCTAGTACATTTGTAGTAGAATTGACTACAGGCGTACTATTTGGTGCTAAGGTAATCTGACTTGTTGCAGTTTCTAAAGCTTTACGGATATTTTTTCGTTGACGACTATCTTGCCAATGCAGTTGTTCCAGTCGCACTTGCCCATTTGGCTTGTAGAGAAATAAAGCGCTACCATCGGCATCGGTAACTCTTGCTGCCATTAATGGAATTAATTCCAGGAATTGATTGAGATTATTGAAACTGCGAAGGGCAAAACCCAACGAACTGAGTAAGTCTTGAATTTTATTCTGTTCTCGATGCAGCCTTGCCACGAGTTCCTTTAACGCCACAACTGGGGTGACATCTGTTGCGGCGTTAGTATTATCTGTAGGTTGAGAAGGTGATTGAGGCACAGTCACAGGTATGATTTCGCTTGATATTAAGATAGGCAGATTTCTACGGATTTGTGAAATATTCTACTTTGAGATTGCTACATTATATTGTGGCAAGGTTCGCTATTTTAGCAAGGGTATAAAGACGTAGGATGAAAATTTTACGAGTATTTCATTTTTTGCGCTAATTTTCCTATTAATTTATAAACAGAAAACCAAAATATTTTATTCTATATATGCTTTACAAATGACGATCGATGTAATTTTAGCTCATCAAATTTATCATTCTTTCATAACATAATATTCAATAATCTATTTTTAGATATAAAAAACACTCAGTGTATATCAATTTAGTCCTCAGCGTCTAACCAAATTGCCTAGGGGGTAACAGGTATAGGGGGTCAGAGGATATAAAAATAAATTTTACTGGAAATAATTTAGTAAAAATCGTATGTTATTTCTAACCTAAACTTTATCTATTTTGACAATTGTAGTTTGCAATCAAGATTGTGAGATTGCTTGCTGACTTTGCAATGACAAAGCTCAAGTTTTGATGATGGACGAGATTTAGTTAGTCGTAAAATAAGTTTATCTATCCCACTGCATAAGTTAGCATGTAAATGAACGAATGAGTAAAAATTATCTTAATAAAATTCAATAGCTTAAGAATAAACCAGTTGATGAAATAACTAAATGACTGGCGAAAAGTATTTATCAGGTGGCAAAAGTCTTTAATTCAGGGAGTTTAACCAAAGCCAACCTGTTACAATTCTCCTATTTTTACGGAAAAAGCTTCTGGGAACATTCCGTTTTGGAAGAAATACCCTAGAAGGGTGTCCTTATAGGAGCGAAACCCACGAAGGTTGTTAGCCCCAGGTTTCTAGCCTGATGGGCTATTTGCCAAAAG includes:
- a CDS encoding nucleoside triphosphate pyrophosphatase codes for the protein MGISQFVLASASPARKRLLQTIGIDPIVAPSDFDESLVQSRDPVLLVQVLAQRKAERITPKFESALVMGCDSVLAVNGQIHGKPANHAEAIARWQEMRGTVGDLLTGHVLFDTAKKRMLVKCQVTKVHFANPSDEEIRKYVATGEPLGCAGAFALEGKGSVFVEKIDGCHSNVIGLSLPLLRLMLLEFGYQVSDFW
- the psbP gene encoding photosystem II reaction center PsbP; this translates as MWKKIGLILLLVLSFGLSNINAANAAGLNDFVDTTDGYQFSYPNGWVQVKVSNGPDVVFHDIIEPSENISVVISPVPGGKSLVELGTPGEVGYKLGKNALAPEGSGRQAELVNAGQREVEGKQYYKLEYLITLPNQQKRHNLAIVSVSRGKLFTFNASVTDKRWSKVKRQMENSVNSFQVY
- a CDS encoding DUF2278 family protein → MPLKNYGVLKCKVVDRKLGEGQTPHYQVLVSDGKIQYRIAINVKSKESPSELLYFVDDNFDHPIIKGLVELDNGFNHIERQPNGLALDFIRGNFFDTKKMKPLPHNVPGPDNDLNELIGLYIERALTSQDTAIYAFGEKWGPEDKIKDKYFGFVPGNGIHDIHMNQGNAGRFAKDNGTWQDGGLLIHYPSRQQWVGIFLAFQSQAFHTDDSTGDRIQTEIATISAGVRIVAAMVNPVGEDKQETITLINSSADIIDLSGWSLTNQTKRKFPISGSINPGDAFKVTLDENLNLANEGGTITLLDNQGLKIDGVAYTKDDTAREGWTVVF
- a CDS encoding PP2C family protein-serine/threonine phosphatase; this encodes MTVPQSPSQPTDNTNAATDVTPVVALKELVARLHREQNKIQDLLSSLGFALRSFNNLNQFLELIPLMAARVTDADGSALFLYKPNGQVRLEQLHWQDSRQRKNIRKALETATSQITLAPNSTPVVNSTTNVLDDHMHRFLGPDMQVFGTAILLKHTERGWLYVLSRDPDYSWTETRQKLVRLVADQTAVAIDNDELAVELRKKERLDQELEIAAEIQRRLLPRQCPTIAGVNLAARCKPANRVGGDYYDFIHTSQNQIQPHHQITVDDGRWGFVIGDVMGKGVPAGLIMTMMRGMLRGEVLHGHPPGVILQNLNRVMYSDLENSNRFVTLFYSEFDPRSRTLSYSNAAHNPPLWWHAATKTITRLDAYGMLIGLDANSQYEDGQVVLEAGDVVIYYTDGLTDAASASGDRFDEENLMFSLTTACRLCKNPQEILDYMFDRVNDFVGTEKQNADDMTLVVLKVD